The Oscillospiraceae bacterium genome has a segment encoding these proteins:
- a CDS encoding D-alanine--D-alanine ligase: MNKITLGVLFGGVSSEHDISTVSAKGILSAIDKEKYNLVLLGITKEGRWFLFDDDIDLLPEDRWLTSSSLVPAWISPDRSVHGVVTAKGDIIRLDAVFPVLHGKNGEDGTVQGLLQLAGIPFVGCDATASGVCMDKAVTNAVADAVGIAQAKWCAYTRFAYDSDREGCLQAAEEKLGYPIFVKPANAGSSVGITKATDRESLVRGMEVAFAEDKKAVLEACVVGHEVECAVMGNDTPIAAQVGEIVAAADFYDFDAKYNNPQSELHIPADLSPEKLEEVRAAALRAYGAMGCEGLSRVDFFVTYDGEQVLLNEINTIPGQTPISMYPKLFEAVGVPYSELIDRLVAYALERGAV; this comes from the coding sequence ATGAATAAAATCACATTGGGTGTGTTGTTCGGCGGCGTATCCTCCGAGCACGACATCAGCACCGTATCGGCAAAGGGAATTCTCTCTGCCATTGACAAAGAAAAATATAACCTGGTTTTGCTGGGGATCACCAAGGAGGGGCGTTGGTTCCTGTTTGATGATGATATTGACTTGCTGCCGGAGGACCGGTGGCTCACTTCCTCCAGCTTGGTGCCTGCCTGGATCAGCCCGGATCGAAGTGTGCACGGTGTGGTGACCGCTAAGGGCGACATCATTCGTTTGGACGCAGTGTTCCCGGTGCTCCACGGCAAGAACGGCGAGGACGGCACCGTTCAGGGACTGCTGCAACTGGCGGGCATTCCCTTTGTAGGGTGCGATGCGACCGCCTCCGGTGTGTGTATGGATAAGGCGGTGACCAACGCCGTGGCAGACGCGGTGGGCATTGCCCAGGCCAAGTGGTGCGCCTACACCCGCTTTGCTTACGACAGCGACCGAGAGGGCTGCCTGCAAGCGGCGGAGGAGAAGCTGGGCTATCCGATTTTTGTAAAGCCTGCCAACGCCGGTTCTTCTGTGGGCATTACCAAGGCTACGGATCGGGAGAGCCTGGTGCGCGGTATGGAAGTGGCCTTTGCTGAGGATAAAAAAGCAGTGCTGGAAGCGTGTGTTGTGGGCCACGAGGTAGAGTGTGCCGTCATGGGCAACGATACCCCCATTGCCGCCCAGGTAGGCGAGATCGTGGCAGCTGCGGACTTTTATGATTTTGACGCCAAGTATAATAACCCCCAAAGTGAGCTGCACATTCCGGCGGATCTAAGTCCGGAAAAGCTGGAAGAAGTGCGTGCGGCTGCTTTGCGTGCCTACGGAGCCATGGGCTGTGAGGGCCTGAGCCGTGTGGATTTCTTTGTTACTTACGACGGGGAGCAGGTGCTGCTCAATGAGATCAACACCATTCCCGGTCAAACCCCTATCAGTATGTACCCCAAGCTGTTTGAGGCGGTGGGTGTGCCATACAGCGAGCTGATTGATCGGCTGGTGGCCTACGCGTTGGAACGGGGTGCCGTATGA